From Sporosarcina sp. 6E9, a single genomic window includes:
- a CDS encoding DUF6509 family protein, protein MEINEYIVEQLVDPTGLIQGERYEFRLYITLEEDDELYTEGGIGVRTIFAVDETGERVVVAHFFERETDAFIDFELDEDELLEVEKFCKQHYNSIE, encoded by the coding sequence ATGGAAATAAATGAATACATTGTAGAACAACTTGTTGACCCAACAGGTTTGATCCAAGGTGAACGCTATGAATTCCGGTTATATATAACGCTTGAAGAGGATGACGAACTGTATACAGAAGGCGGCATTGGCGTCCGTACTATTTTTGCTGTGGATGAAACAGGGGAACGGGTTGTTGTTGCTCATTTTTTCGAGCGAGAAACAGACGCTTTCATTGATTTTGAATTGGATGAAGACGAACTTTTGGAAGTCGAGAAATTTTGCAAACAGCATTATAATAGTATTGAGTAA
- a CDS encoding cation-transporting P-type ATPase, whose translation MHNTLPETNPTVGLNEEEAAQKLKEFGPNKLSGSKRDSIINS comes from the coding sequence GTGCATAATACGTTACCTGAAACAAATCCAACGGTTGGATTAAATGAAGAAGAAGCGGCTCAAAAGTTAAAAGAATTTGGTCCAAACAAATTAAGTGGGTCTAAACGGGATTCAATAATAAATTCTTGA